The sequence GCTCAAAGCAGAAAACGTGAAAGTGTTTGTTGATAATGGTAGCAATGAGCCAGGTTTTGTTGACGTTGTAGAGCCACGTGCAATGACCAAACAAGATATTGAAGAAGTGATTGGTCAATACCGTCAAGCGGCTTTAAACGCTGTTGAAGCGGGCTTTGATGGAATCGAATTGCACGGTGCAAACGGTTACCTCATTAACCAGTTTATCGACTCAGAAGCGAACAACCGTGATGATGAGTATGGTGGTTCAATCGAAAACCGTCTTCGCTTCCTAGATGAAGTGGTTGCGGCAGTTGTTGACGCGATTGGTGCGGACAAAGTGGGTGTGCGTCTAGCCCCATTTACTTCACTTAACGGGACAGTCGATAAAACACCAGTAGAGACGTACACTGCAGCTGCACGCGTACTGGACAAACACAATGTGGTTTACATGCATATCGCTGAAGTGGATTGGGATGATGCGCCAGACACACCTGCTGAGTTTAAAACAGCAGTGCGTGAAGCGTACCAAGGTACCATTATTTATGCTGGTCGCTACAACCAAGAGAAAGCTGAGCAAGCGATCCTTGGCGGTCTTGCGGACATGGTAGGCTTCGGTCGTCCATTTATCGCAAACCCAGATCTGCCGAGTCGTATTCAGCACGGTTACCCGCTAGCACCGCACAACCCAGAGACTCTGTTCGGTGGCAACGAGGTTGGTCTTTTAGACTACCCGGAATACCAGGCGTAATTGACTATCTAACGCAAATTAACAAGATTAGGCTCGAGGCGAGGGGGCATCCTATTTATGGGAATGGCGTCTCGGGCTTCCTCTTTCTTGTTATCTCTAATACACTCTTCGTACCTTCACTTCTCTTTTCGGCTGCAATGAGCTTTACCGATATCCAAGACAAACTGGCCACTTTCTCTGCTCTTGAGCAGGTCTTCGACTATTTTGAAGTCGACTATGACCGCAAGTTTCTCGATGAATATCGTCTGCCACTTCTCAAGCGCTTTAATGGTTATCTGTTAATGCAAAAACCAGATGATTGGTTCGCTGCGAGGCGAGTTTTGCGTAACGCGTATTGCAAAATCCAGCGAGGCCGTCTCGATCCAGCAACAC is a genomic window of Vibrio sp. CB1-14 containing:
- a CDS encoding nitrogenase-stabilizing/protective protein NifW, with protein sequence MSFTDIQDKLATFSALEQVFDYFEVDYDRKFLDEYRLPLLKRFNGYLLMQKPDDWFAARRVLRNAYCKIQRGRLDPATRSACRGCTSCIRR
- a CDS encoding alkene reductase, which encodes MTDSMFQPIQLGSLTLKNRIVMPPMTRSRASQPGNVANDMMAEYYAQRAQAGLIVAEGTQISPMGQGYAWTPGIYSQEQIAGWKKVTDAVHAKDGAIFAQLWHVGRVTHPDNIGGEQPISSSALKAENVKVFVDNGSNEPGFVDVVEPRAMTKQDIEEVIGQYRQAALNAVEAGFDGIELHGANGYLINQFIDSEANNRDDEYGGSIENRLRFLDEVVAAVVDAIGADKVGVRLAPFTSLNGTVDKTPVETYTAAARVLDKHNVVYMHIAEVDWDDAPDTPAEFKTAVREAYQGTIIYAGRYNQEKAEQAILGGLADMVGFGRPFIANPDLPSRIQHGYPLAPHNPETLFGGNEVGLLDYPEYQA